CTAATAAGGACTTTGTAATAGGCGAAGAAGATGGGAAGAACTTTGTATTGCCGATAAACAAGGATTGCGTTAAATTTGAGAGCGACGTAAAGAAGTGCTTAGGTTTTGATTATTATTATAAGGAACAGTATCCTTGGAAGGAAGGCATTAAAATAGGTATTGTTGATAGAGTAGTGGAAATATTGAAGACTTTTAACGAGGAGAAAGAGATTAAGAACTACTTAATCAATCAGGAAATTGCACAATATGAAGGAAAAGATTACGCAATGCTTGAGGGAGACCTTTATTTCACAAATCCCTACGAAGAATTCCTCGAAAGGTTAAAAGATAACGACCTAGAGAAGGTAAAGATGCTTGGAAGAGTTTATCAAGAGGTTAAGAATTTTCTGGACATGCAAGTTGAAAACTCAAAAGCTGAAGACGTTTATAAGGAAATCGAAAGCGAACTAATTAAGATTGCAAGGAAATACGGCGTTGAGGTTGATTATGGGAACTCTACGAGGCTTTACCCAGATGAAAGGATTTCTGAAGACGAAGAACACGTGGAAGAGGAAATAAAAGAGCCAATAAACGTTAACTCTTTGTTAGCTAAGATAAGAGCAAAGAAAGTAATGGAGAAGAAGGATGAATTTCTTAACTTCCTCTTAAGTAAGGAAGGCGAATTTAACGTTTGGGGAGAAGTAAGGGGAAGAGGAATAATTCTAGACGAGATGAAGGATAAGAACGCAACTCTCTTAATAACTTCTCCTCAGGAACTGGAAATCAACATAGGCTTATCCAGGAGGATTTTTGTTCCTAAACCTTCAATTCTATTTATAAAAAGAGATTCAGCCTATTTTGAAATTGCCCGATAACTAAACACTGCCCATTATTCTAGCTACAACGCTCTCAATAGGCTCATCCTCTTTCCCTAAAGCCCTAAGATCCTCAATGCTTCCTTGCCATACTACATTACCTCTGGAAATCATAATTACGTGGTCTGTTAGTCTTGTTGCTATGGACATTATGTGTGTTGAGATCAAGAAAGTTGACTTCATGCTCTTTAAAATACCTATAACTTTTTCCTGAGTAGGAATATCTAAATAGTTTAATGGCTCGTCCAGTAAGACAATCTTTGGCTCATGAAGGAGAACTAAAGCTAGAGAAAGCTTCTGTTGATTTCCTCTAGAAAGTTTCCCTGCTTGAATCCTCTCATATTGCCTTAAATCAAGTAAGTCTAGCATTTCATCAACTCTCTCTTTTGGAACTCCCCTTAAAGATGATATATATTCAAGATTTTCCCTCACTGTTAAAATCCTGTAAGGCATCGGGTCTTCTGGAAGATAACCTAAAACCTTCTTAACTTCTTTAGTCCCTGGCCTCATTCCCATTATTTCAACTTCACCGTAGTCGGGTTTTAAAAGTCCTGATAGGATTTTCATAGTAGTAGACTTTCCTGCACCGTTAGGACCTAATAATGCATATCTTCCTTCGCAAGGGACGGAGAAGGATAAATTATTTAATGCTACGACTGAACCGAACCTCTTTACGACGTTGCTTAATGAGATACACTCCATTAAATTAAATGTTTCCGTAGATTATAAAAAGTTTTTACAAACACAAGCCTTTAATTTCATAAAAAGGATTTTATTGTTGTTAACTTCTGAAAATCACGTAACTGAAGTTACTATCTTCTCCACTGTGGATTCCCAGTAAGAACTTGAGACAAGGAATGGCATAGATATTAACAAATAGAACACTGCGAGTGCAGGTATTAATAAGATGCAGAAGCCAGGAAAGAGAGAATCAATGAAAGCTAAAACTAGTAATGGAAATAAAGGAATTGATGATAATAACCCTATTAGAAACCTCATTGGAGAAACGTTTAGCGGAGCATTATACCTTTGCTGATAATATCTAGCGTATAAAGACATCATAAATATAGAACTCAGCGGTATAAAAACTAACAGACCTATTGCATCACCTATATAGCCAGAAATTAAGAAGAGGACTGCAAATGGAGAAAGAATTACCGCAACTGAGACAGCTTTACTTATCAAGTAATACCTAGCAAACTCTACTGGCGTCATAACGTTCAAGTCCAACCAAAGCGGTTCTGTTATAAATGAAGCACTAGCGATTAAAGTCATTAAAAGCCATCCTCCAAATAATATATAAAATGAAAGTGAAATGACACCTATAGCGTAACTCACGACTTTAAGAGCAATATAGAGTATTACTGCTACAACTGAAGAAGCTAAAAGTACTTTCCATAAGCTTACCCTC
This genomic interval from Acidianus sp. HS-5 contains the following:
- a CDS encoding ABC transporter ATP-binding protein encodes the protein MECISLSNVVKRFGSVVALNNLSFSVPCEGRYALLGPNGAGKSTTMKILSGLLKPDYGEVEIMGMRPGTKEVKKVLGYLPEDPMPYRILTVRENLEYISSLRGVPKERVDEMLDLLDLRQYERIQAGKLSRGNQQKLSLALVLLHEPKIVLLDEPLNYLDIPTQEKVIGILKSMKSTFLISTHIMSIATRLTDHVIMISRGNVVWQGSIEDLRALGKEDEPIESVVARIMGSV